Genomic segment of Moritella sp. Urea-trap-13:
CCAGTCACGGCCATCACGTTCAAATTTAACGATGTCAGTTGCATTTAATGACGAGGTCGTTGCGCCGGTATCGACACGTGATTTGAAATTAGTTTGTAATTGGTCAAACCATATCCATTCTTCTTGACCAAGAATGACTTTACCGGCGATGTCATTGTGTACTTTTTTGGTGGTTGGTATCACGATTGCTGTGGTTTTATTCACGGGTGTTTTAGCTCCCAGGCCGTCAAGCTGTTCTGTTAGTTTACTGATGGCTTCATCTTGCTCGCTGAACTTATCTGGTTGTGCTTGTAATGTCGTTAATATTTGTTGTTGTTGCTGCAAAATAGTTTCTATCTGCGCCTGTTGCTTGCTGACAATCGCGGTATTTTCTTTATTTTGTGTCATGGCACAGCCACTTAAAAATACAAGGCTAAGAGCACTAGCAATAGCGATCTTTGATGTTTTTAGTGTGCGAGTTGTAGTTGTATTTTTCATTCGATATTTGGCCCTGTTGACTGCT
This window contains:
- a CDS encoding ATP-dependent zinc protease; its protein translation is MKNTTTTRTLKTSKIAIASALSLVFLSGCAMTQNKENTAIVSKQQAQIETILQQQQQILTTLQAQPDKFSEQDEAISKLTEQLDGLGAKTPVNKTTAIVIPTTKKVHNDIAGKVILGQEEWIWFDQLQTNFKSRVDTGATTSSLNATDIVKFERDGRDWVKFNLSHKDDNEVFPIEAPVVRTVKIRQTNATKALERYVVSIPVELGSIKTETEFTLADRSRMIFPILLGRTFLKDIAIVDVAQKYTQPKNKSVSIKKQPTAVKKGTN